A window of Pseudomonas alcaliphila JAB1 genomic DNA:
CGGCGCAGTCGCCGCCCTGCAGCAGGAACGCGCGGCCCTGGGTGACCTCGGCGAACTGGCGACGCAGCTCGCGCGCCTCACCGGCGAACACCAGCGGCGGGTAGCCGGCCAGGGTTTGTTCGACGCGAGTCAGGTGCGCGGCATCAGGGTATTCAGGCTGCTGCTGGATGGGCTTGGCCCTCCAGCTTTCGGGGCTCCAGGCGTTCGACATGCTGCGTCTCTAGCGGTTGATCAGGCGGAGACGCATGGTAACCGATAAGCCCCGCAGCTCGTACGTGTATTGGCTCATGACGCCGGGGCGGGCTCGAATGCGCGCGCAGGCCGCATGCGCGGCGATACATCGCGCGCCGGCAGGAAGCGCCCGTAGCGCTGTGCCTTGCCCAGATCATCCGGGTATTCCACGCCGCGGCGATAGGCGATGCGACCGTTGATCATCGTCAGCGCGACCGCTGCATCGTTGCGTTTGACCACCCGCATCAGGCCCAGCACCTCCATCGGCGCTTCGTGCAGTTCATCCAGGGTGTCATCGAGGCCGGCGGGGTTGATCAGCACCAGGTCGGCACGATCACCGACGCGCAGGTAGCCGGCATCGATGCCGATGAAGTCAGCCAGCTCGCCGCTGCAGCGGCGCACGGCCTTGCCCAGCTCCATGAATGGCTCGCCGGCCAATTCGGCGTCCCGCACGTATTTGAGTAAACGCAGCGGGAAGTTGTACTGGGCGATGGAGCGCAGATGCGCGCCAGAGTCGGCGAAGCCGGGGTGCGTCCAGGGGCTGGCCAGCAGCTTGCGCATGATCGCCTCGCGCTGGTTGCCGTAGCAGGTCGTCCACTTCAGCGCCTCGCGGTACTGGCAGGCCAGTTCGAAGTAGGCGTCTACTGCATCCAGGCCGCGCGTCTGGCCCAGTTGCTTGAAGTTCTTGCCGACCAGGCTGGCATCCGGGCATTCGGTTACCCAGCAATCGGAGAAGTCGCGGTGCCATAGGCCCTTGGTCAGCACGGCTTTGACCTGTTTCTTGAACAGGGCGCGGAACGCCGGCTCCTTGACCTTGGCGTAGAGCTCATCCGGGTCCTTGATGTTGCGCAGGATCTCGCCAGCACCGAATTCCTCGAAGGCATTCACGTTGAGTCCTTCCAGGCGCAGGGTGAAGGGCGCTGGCAAGGTCTGCCAGCGGAAGTGGCCGCGCAGCACCCTGTTCGCCAGCCAGCCGGAAAGGCGGGTGAAACGGTGCAGCAGCGGCTGCGACTTGAGATCCAGCGCCGTGAGCATGGTGCATTTCAGCGGTTTCCTGAACCAGCCGTGGGCCTGCCAGAGGAAGGCGAACACGTTGACCTTGGTCACCGCGTTCGGCGCGCCCTGCAGCACCGCGCCGCGCCGCCGCAATACGGCGAACAGGCGGGAGAACTCCTTCCAACTGGCGAAGGTCGACGGCAACGGGCTGGACCAGGCGCGGTCGCCGTCCATCTTGTCCAGTCGTGTGGTCATTACCGACAGGCCAATACACCCGGCGTCCAGCGCCTCTTCGAGCAACTGCTCCATGCGCGCCAGTTCGGCTTCGCTGGGCTTCACCCGACGGGTGGCGCGCTCCAGGCCCATCACCGCCACGCGCAGCTCCGAATGGCCGAGGAAGGAATTGACGTTCGGGCCCAGCGGCAACTGGTCGTAGAAGGCGCGATAACCAGCGGCGTCGCGCCAGGTTTTCTTTTCCTGGAGGATCGGCAGCACGTATTCACGGGGCACCGCTTCGACGCGGGTGAACAGGTCGGAGCAGTCTTCGGCGTCGGCCAGCACCATGCTGATGGAACAGGAGCCGATGGTCACGCTGGTGACGCCGTGGCGCACCGACTCCTTCAGTGCTGGTGCAGCGATCACCTCGGCATCGTAATGCGAGTGGATCTCCAGGAAGCCGGGGGTAAGCCACTGGCCTTTGGCGTCGATCACCTCGGGGCACCCGGCCTCGTCCAGCGGGCTGAGGCTGAGTACCTCGACCTTGCCGTCACGGATGCCGATATGGCGGATCGCCCCCGGCACGCCGGTGCCGTCGAAGTAAAGGCCGTTGTTGATGATGATGTCGTAGCTCATGGCAGTCTCCAGGGCGCCAGCAGCAGGATGCCGGTGACCAACAGCAGGATGTAGATGGCGAGGCGGAAATGACGCTCGTCGAAGCGCCGGTGCAGGCGTTCGCCCAGCCACACCCCGAGCAGCAGAAGCGGGGCGTAGGTGAGTACCTGAGGCAGCACCGGCAGCAGGCGGCCGTCGAGCAGAAAGGCGAGGGTGAGCAGGCTGTTGAGGG
This region includes:
- a CDS encoding amidohydrolase family protein produces the protein MSYDIIINNGLYFDGTGVPGAIRHIGIRDGKVEVLSLSPLDEAGCPEVIDAKGQWLTPGFLEIHSHYDAEVIAAPALKESVRHGVTSVTIGSCSISMVLADAEDCSDLFTRVEAVPREYVLPILQEKKTWRDAAGYRAFYDQLPLGPNVNSFLGHSELRVAVMGLERATRRVKPSEAELARMEQLLEEALDAGCIGLSVMTTRLDKMDGDRAWSSPLPSTFASWKEFSRLFAVLRRRGAVLQGAPNAVTKVNVFAFLWQAHGWFRKPLKCTMLTALDLKSQPLLHRFTRLSGWLANRVLRGHFRWQTLPAPFTLRLEGLNVNAFEEFGAGEILRNIKDPDELYAKVKEPAFRALFKKQVKAVLTKGLWHRDFSDCWVTECPDASLVGKNFKQLGQTRGLDAVDAYFELACQYREALKWTTCYGNQREAIMRKLLASPWTHPGFADSGAHLRSIAQYNFPLRLLKYVRDAELAGEPFMELGKAVRRCSGELADFIGIDAGYLRVGDRADLVLINPAGLDDTLDELHEAPMEVLGLMRVVKRNDAAVALTMINGRIAYRRGVEYPDDLGKAQRYGRFLPARDVSPRMRPARAFEPAPAS